In Candidatus Methylomirabilis tolerans, one genomic interval encodes:
- a CDS encoding tyrosine-type recombinase/integrase, whose amino-acid sequence MDPLPSPAWSDALSAFTKWLQDQGRRPLTVRSYLHDITLLARWLADRSISAPAQITPQALRDYVSYLQLAQRREATTINRRIIAIRRFCGFLTEAGLAPPGFTPASLRPLPLPPPTAPPIPSARQLRRLAIEPPTKTLETWRDYALVQLGLQAGLRLGDLADLQLEDLRLSHDPPCIKIRSGKGGVSRTVYLNSAARKALRAWLAVRPPSPYQAVFLSRTRGPLSRRTLHTILTTQLRRAGILHATPHTLRHAFATLLYREHKDLLLLKEALGHRKVDTSARYTRHTAHEIALAIEALDTNVGRSRPEPLYPHGI is encoded by the coding sequence GTGGATCCGCTCCCGAGCCCAGCCTGGTCTGACGCTCTTTCGGCCTTCACCAAATGGCTCCAAGACCAAGGCCGTAGGCCACTCACTGTCCGGTCGTATCTGCACGACATCACCCTGCTCGCGCGTTGGCTCGCCGATAGGAGTATCAGCGCGCCGGCGCAGATTACCCCGCAGGCCCTGCGAGACTACGTCTCCTATCTGCAGCTCGCCCAGCGTCGCGAAGCGACAACGATCAACCGCAGGATCATCGCCATCCGCCGCTTCTGCGGTTTCCTGACCGAGGCAGGCCTCGCGCCGCCCGGCTTCACGCCTGCCTCCCTCCGGCCCCTTCCTCTACCACCACCGACGGCCCCCCCGATCCCATCGGCGAGACAGCTCCGCCGCCTAGCGATCGAACCACCCACAAAAACCCTCGAGACCTGGCGCGATTACGCCCTTGTTCAGCTCGGTCTCCAGGCCGGGCTTCGCCTGGGCGATCTGGCTGATCTGCAGCTTGAAGATCTCCGGCTCTCTCACGATCCCCCATGCATCAAGATCCGATCCGGAAAAGGAGGTGTTTCTCGCACCGTCTATCTCAATTCGGCCGCCAGAAAGGCCCTCCGCGCCTGGCTCGCCGTCAGGCCCCCTTCCCCTTACCAGGCCGTGTTCCTCTCACGGACCAGAGGCCCGCTTTCGCGCCGCACTCTCCACACGATCCTGACTACCCAGCTCCGTCGCGCAGGTATCCTGCACGCAACCCCTCATACCCTCCGTCACGCCTTCGCCACGCTCCTCTACCGGGAACATAAGGACCTGCTCCTCCTCAAGGAGGCCCTCGGTCATCGCAAGGTGGATACGAGCGCTCGCTATACGAGACACACCGCCCATGAGATCGCACTGGCCATTGAAGCGCTAGACACTAATGTTGGACGATCACGGCCAGAGCCCCTATATCCCCATGGTATCTAA